The Streptomyces camelliae genome window below encodes:
- a CDS encoding DUF397 domain-containing protein, giving the protein MCSRPALGSRPIHVRDSKNPSGPELNLTAPAWTAFLADVSVGRPGA; this is encoded by the coding sequence ATGTGTTCCCGTCCAGCGTTGGGATCCCGACCCATCCACGTTCGCGACTCCAAGAATCCGTCAGGTCCCGAACTCAACCTCACCGCCCCCGCCTGGACGGCATTCCTCGCGGACGTTTCCGTAGGTCGGCCCGGAGCTTGA
- a CDS encoding DUF5063 domain-containing protein has translation MSDATLHATGRNPDDFAVQIADQIESFLVAVTEVARGDEPGSTVPFLLLEVSQLLLAGGRLGAHEDIVPDERYEPDLGPEPDVDELRENLARLLEPVDVYSEVFDPYEPRRPAVPARISDDLADIITDLRHGMAHYRAGRTTEALWWWQFSYFSNWGPTASSVLRALQSVLIHVRLNQPLEELDGLDTDQATMGDETLEFEAGRVMAQEIGAPLGMRRGK, from the coding sequence ATGTCTGACGCCACACTGCACGCGACCGGTCGCAACCCGGACGACTTCGCGGTCCAGATCGCGGACCAGATCGAGAGCTTCCTGGTGGCCGTCACGGAGGTGGCGAGGGGCGACGAGCCCGGCTCGACGGTGCCCTTCCTCCTCCTGGAGGTCTCCCAGCTGCTGCTGGCCGGCGGCCGCCTCGGCGCGCACGAGGACATCGTCCCCGACGAGCGCTACGAGCCCGACCTGGGCCCGGAGCCGGACGTGGACGAGCTCCGCGAGAACCTCGCCCGCCTGCTGGAGCCGGTGGACGTGTACTCGGAGGTCTTCGACCCCTACGAGCCCCGCAGGCCCGCGGTCCCGGCCCGTATCTCCGACGACCTGGCCGACATCATCACCGACCTGCGCCACGGCATGGCCCACTACCGCGCGGGCCGCACCACCGAGGCCCTGTGGTGGTGGCAGTTCTCCTACTTCTCCAACTGGGGCCCCACAGCCTCCTCCGTCCTGCGCGCCCTCCAGTCGGTCCTCATCCACGTCCGCCTCAACCAGCCCCTGGAGGAACTGGACGGCCTCGACACCGATCAGGCCACGATGGGCGACGAGACGCTGGAGTTCGAGGCGGGACGGGTCATGGCCCAGGAGATCGGTGCTCCGCTGGGGATGCGGCGGGGGAAGTAG
- the recR gene encoding recombination mediator RecR: MYEGVVQDLIDELGRLPGVGPKSAQRIAFHILQAEPTDVKRLAQALMEVKAKVRFCATCGNVAQEELCGICRDPRRDPSVICVVEEPKDVVAIERTREFRGRYHVLGGAISPIEGVGPDDLRIRELLARLADGTVTELILATDPNLEGEATATYLARMIKPMGLKVTRLASGLPVGGDLEYADEVTLGRAFEGRRLLDV; the protein is encoded by the coding sequence GTGTACGAAGGCGTGGTCCAGGACCTCATCGACGAGCTGGGGCGGCTCCCCGGCGTCGGTCCCAAGAGCGCGCAGCGGATCGCCTTTCACATCCTCCAGGCGGAACCGACGGACGTGAAGCGCCTCGCCCAGGCACTCATGGAGGTGAAGGCGAAGGTCCGCTTCTGCGCGACCTGCGGCAACGTGGCACAGGAGGAGCTGTGCGGCATCTGCCGTGACCCGCGCCGCGACCCGTCGGTCATCTGCGTGGTGGAGGAGCCGAAGGACGTCGTCGCCATCGAGCGGACCCGCGAGTTCCGCGGGCGTTACCACGTCCTCGGCGGCGCCATCAGCCCGATCGAGGGTGTCGGTCCCGACGACCTGCGTATACGAGAACTTCTCGCGCGGTTGGCCGACGGGACGGTCACGGAACTGATCCTGGCGACGGACCCGAACCTGGAGGGCGAGGCGACAGCGACGTACCTCGCCCGGATGATCAAGCCCATGGGCCTGAAGGTCACCCGCCTGGCCAGCGGCCTCCCGGTGGGTGGCGACCTGGAATACGCGGACGAGGTCACGCTCGGCCGCGCCTTCGAGGGGAGACGACTCCTAGATGTCTGA
- a CDS encoding YbaB/EbfC family nucleoid-associated protein, translating to MFPGGGQPNMQQLLQQAQKMQQDLQRAQEELANTEVDGQAGGGLVKATVTGSGELRALQIDPKAVDPEDTETLADLIVAAVQAANENAQALQQQKLGPLAQGLGGGTGIPGLPF from the coding sequence GTGTTTCCCGGTGGTGGCCAGCCCAACATGCAGCAGTTGCTCCAGCAGGCCCAGAAGATGCAGCAGGACCTGCAGCGGGCGCAGGAGGAACTGGCGAACACGGAGGTCGACGGGCAGGCCGGCGGCGGTCTGGTGAAGGCCACCGTGACCGGCTCCGGCGAGCTGCGCGCGCTGCAGATCGACCCGAAGGCGGTGGACCCCGAGGACACCGAGACCCTCGCCGACCTGATCGTGGCGGCCGTGCAGGCGGCCAACGAGAACGCGCAGGCGCTCCAGCAGCAGAAGCTCGGCCCGCTGGCCCAGGGCCTCGGCGGCGGCACGGGCATCCCCGGTCTGCCGTTCTGA
- a CDS encoding SLATT domain-containing protein, protein MGQPEMQPEGPPQDGRGEGRSGLRPGDVTGRAFPLGDWGEPAERLDELYRWVERGALQTASWYLRDRVWKRRGARVLRAGAAAGVTAGAALPLLDLTGAAHGVAPWGCLALLLAVACVGIDRFFGVTSGWMRDVATAQAVQRRLQALQFDWASESIREVLGPAEGTASEAAERCLGVLRRFSEDVAELVRTETTDWMVEFRTGSAPLGIQTAVAAVPRQEGGGFGGRFPLPPANGTRPNMPRQRPPEPR, encoded by the coding sequence GTGGGTCAGCCGGAGATGCAGCCCGAGGGTCCGCCTCAGGACGGGCGGGGCGAGGGTCGGTCCGGGCTGCGGCCGGGCGATGTGACCGGGCGGGCCTTTCCGCTCGGGGACTGGGGGGAGCCCGCCGAACGGCTGGACGAGCTGTACCGGTGGGTGGAGCGCGGGGCGCTTCAGACCGCGTCCTGGTATCTGCGCGACCGCGTGTGGAAGCGGCGCGGCGCGCGCGTGCTGCGGGCCGGCGCGGCGGCGGGTGTGACGGCCGGCGCGGCACTGCCCCTGCTGGACCTGACCGGGGCCGCCCACGGCGTGGCCCCCTGGGGCTGCCTGGCCCTGCTCCTCGCGGTGGCCTGCGTCGGCATCGACCGGTTCTTCGGCGTGACCTCCGGCTGGATGCGGGACGTGGCCACGGCCCAGGCGGTGCAGCGGCGCCTCCAGGCCCTGCAGTTCGACTGGGCCTCCGAGAGCATCCGCGAGGTGCTGGGCCCGGCGGAGGGCACGGCGAGCGAGGCGGCCGAGCGGTGTCTGGGCGTGCTGCGGCGGTTCTCCGAGGACGTCGCCGAACTGGTCCGCACCGAGACGACCGACTGGATGGTCGAGTTCCGGACCGGTTCGGCGCCGTTGGGCATCCAGACGGCGGTGGCGGCGGTGCCGAGGCAGGAGGGCGGGGGTTTCGGAGGGCGTTTCCCCCTCCCCCCGGCGAACGGCACCCGCCCGAACATGCCGAGGCAGCGCCCGCCGGAGCCCCGCTGA
- a CDS encoding serine/threonine-protein kinase, producing MEKLGAGDPQHIGGYRLLARLGAGGMGHVYLARSDRGRTVAVKLVRAELAAQEEFRARFRQEVQAAQRVGGYWTAPVLDADTEAAVPWVATGYVAGPSLQQVVGRDHGALPERSVRILAAGLAHALKDIHAAGIVHRDLKPSNVLVTIDGPRVIDFGIARALETTSLGGEGLTHTGALVGSPGFMAPEQVRGDRITPACDVFCLGSVLAYAATGALPFGTADSGAHALMFRIAQEEPDLTGVPEGIADLVRACLRKDPGGRPSLDAILERIGAEGTVSGGRSRDPWLPGVLVAQLGRHAVQLLEVEDPDGGTSASPPAPELPPAASVQPSSPGAGGAGPKSGAESSPEHAAASDEGGADAGVDRLPTVVAVPGAPAVPPGSGYGQAQPHPQPAPPYPQPQPPAPYGYPQQPYGPYGGGLGSTPPYGPMPPGPAEEEPERRSGRSTALLIVVALVVALGAGGSVYALMNGGGHTQGGGTSPSPSATSAPADAGTGGTSGAPSPAGSGPSSSASASASTDGAVPAGYLGTWSTTIDNANGTNTRQLTIRQGQVGDTVLTLVADGPTDGGGSYHCVFEAKLDRQPSGNGPLEIGPSTVSSGEPASTCTPGEATEITLQPDGTLKREKASGGESLTYTKQ from the coding sequence TGCAGGCCGCGCAGCGGGTCGGCGGGTACTGGACCGCGCCCGTGCTCGACGCGGACACCGAGGCGGCCGTGCCGTGGGTGGCGACCGGGTACGTGGCCGGGCCCAGCCTCCAACAGGTCGTCGGCCGGGATCACGGGGCGCTGCCCGAGCGGTCGGTACGGATCCTCGCGGCCGGGCTCGCGCACGCGCTCAAGGACATCCACGCGGCCGGGATCGTGCACCGGGATCTGAAGCCGTCGAACGTGCTGGTGACGATCGACGGGCCGCGCGTCATCGACTTCGGGATCGCGCGGGCGCTGGAGACGACCTCGCTGGGCGGGGAGGGGCTGACGCATACGGGCGCGCTGGTCGGGTCGCCCGGGTTCATGGCGCCGGAGCAGGTGCGGGGGGACCGGATCACGCCGGCGTGCGACGTCTTCTGCCTGGGGTCGGTGCTGGCGTATGCGGCGACCGGTGCGCTGCCGTTCGGTACGGCCGACAGCGGTGCGCACGCGTTGATGTTCCGGATCGCTCAGGAGGAGCCGGATCTCACGGGCGTGCCGGAGGGGATCGCCGACCTGGTGCGCGCCTGCCTGCGCAAGGATCCTGGAGGGCGGCCTTCGCTGGACGCGATTCTTGAGCGGATCGGCGCGGAGGGCACGGTGTCCGGGGGACGGTCCCGGGATCCCTGGCTGCCGGGCGTGCTGGTCGCTCAACTGGGCCGGCACGCTGTGCAGTTGCTGGAGGTCGAGGATCCGGACGGGGGGACCTCGGCTTCGCCTCCGGCGCCCGAGCTCCCACCCGCAGCGTCCGTGCAGCCTTCGTCGCCGGGTGCGGGCGGCGCCGGCCCGAAGAGCGGGGCGGAGTCGTCGCCCGAGCATGCCGCCGCCTCCGATGAGGGCGGTGCCGATGCCGGTGTCGACCGGTTGCCCACCGTTGTGGCGGTGCCCGGGGCGCCCGCCGTGCCGCCGGGGTCCGGGTACGGGCAGGCGCAGCCGCATCCGCAGCCGGCTCCGCCGTATCCCCAGCCCCAGCCCCCCGCGCCGTACGGCTACCCGCAGCAGCCGTACGGCCCCTACGGCGGCGGACTCGGCTCCACCCCGCCCTACGGGCCGATGCCTCCCGGCCCGGCCGAGGAGGAGCCGGAGCGGCGCAGCGGGCGGTCGACCGCGCTGCTCATCGTGGTCGCGCTGGTCGTGGCGCTCGGCGCCGGCGGATCGGTGTACGCGCTGATGAACGGCGGCGGGCACACCCAGGGCGGCGGGACGAGTCCGTCGCCCTCCGCCACCTCCGCGCCGGCGGACGCAGGTACCGGCGGGACGTCGGGGGCGCCCTCCCCGGCCGGCTCCGGGCCGTCCTCCTCCGCGTCCGCGTCCGCGTCCACGGACGGAGCGGTGCCGGCCGGCTATCTGGGCACCTGGAGCACGACCATCGACAACGCCAACGGGACCAATACCCGCCAACTGACCATCCGGCAGGGCCAGGTGGGCGACACCGTGCTGACGCTGGTCGCGGACGGGCCGACCGACGGCGGTGGGTCGTACCACTGTGTCTTCGAGGCCAAGCTCGACCGACAGCCCAGCGGGAACGGGCCGTTGGAGATCGGGCCGTCCACCGTCAGCTCCGGCGAGCCCGCCTCCACCTGCACCCCGGGCGAGGCCACCGAGATCACACTCCAGCCGGACGGCACGCTGAAGCGGGAGAAGGCGAGCGGCGGGGAGAGCCTGACGTACACCAAGCAGTGA